Proteins encoded together in one uncultured Desulfosarcina sp. window:
- a CDS encoding alpha/beta hydrolase has protein sequence MLKKIQAGVLEVAYFENGTSAGTPVVLLHGFPYDVHSYDQVRPLLASEGCWVITPYLRGYGPTQFLSTGTPRSGQQAVLAHDLLSLLDALGISSAVLAGYDWGGRAACIVAALWPDRVRALVSVGGYNIQDIPGTAAPGKPEDEYRYWYQYYFHSERGREGLTRYRRDFCRLLWQLWSPTWKFSDEMFNQTAASFDNPDFVDVVIHSYRHRYGMVPGDPSVEATEQCLTLQPVISVPSITIDGRDDGVVLSEGSASHHRFFTGEYERLVIPDVGHNPPQEAPRDFAEAILSLI, from the coding sequence ATGTTGAAAAAGATTCAGGCCGGTGTTCTTGAGGTCGCTTACTTCGAAAACGGAACGTCTGCCGGTACGCCGGTGGTCCTGCTGCATGGGTTTCCCTATGACGTACATTCATACGACCAGGTGCGGCCGCTTTTGGCTTCGGAGGGGTGTTGGGTAATCACCCCATATTTGCGCGGATATGGCCCCACGCAGTTTCTCTCAACGGGTACCCCGCGATCCGGCCAGCAGGCGGTTCTTGCCCACGATCTGCTTTCGCTCCTGGATGCGTTGGGGATTTCCAGCGCCGTACTTGCCGGGTATGATTGGGGCGGTCGTGCCGCATGCATCGTGGCTGCCCTCTGGCCGGATCGGGTGCGCGCTCTAGTTTCGGTCGGCGGCTACAATATTCAGGATATCCCGGGGACGGCTGCTCCTGGAAAACCCGAGGATGAATATCGCTACTGGTACCAGTATTATTTTCATTCGGAGCGAGGTCGGGAAGGATTAACCAGATACCGCCGGGATTTCTGCCGGCTCCTGTGGCAACTGTGGTCACCCACGTGGAAGTTTTCCGATGAGATGTTCAACCAGACGGCCGCATCCTTCGATAACCCGGACTTCGTGGATGTAGTCATCCATTCTTACCGACATCGTTATGGGATGGTGCCGGGGGATCCCTCGGTAGAGGCTACCGAGCAGTGCCTGACCTTGCAGCCGGTGATATCCGTACCGTCGATCACTATCGATGGGCGTGACGATGGTGTTGTTCTTTCGGAAGGCTCGGCCAGCCACCATCGTTTCTTCACAGGCGAATATGAGCGCCTGGTGATCCCCGATGTAGGCCACAATCCTCCCCAGGAAGCGCCGCGGGATTTTGCCGAAGCCATTTTGTCGTTGATATAA
- a CDS encoding endonuclease/exonuclease/phosphatase family protein, whose translation MKTLKLACWNVEWMNDLWPDLKPSKFHIDRRTHVAEEINEVGADVMCIEEGTSKPEDMRDYIEQFLPDYRLVTRPDGEKWGIEGRQWIYFIVRPEVVDNARLMPIAEWYQKAPRKWTVHYWGDLEESKHDHYRLPQVLRFDWEGQAIEIVGAHLKSKFNFENPFKTGTQEWEIDFVEKALKARIKLATEAANIRQYLDGRFAEEANPAIFLMGDFNDGPGKERIEREFMFFDLISVLQGDVYFSDRFLNHALFDYKQDLRWSTVFNDETDPDRDPHILLDHILFTQPLVNGILPVQVPAGAGQVEHVVHNRVNAGLSKKKITSDHRPVSVRLECL comes from the coding sequence ATGAAAACACTGAAATTGGCCTGCTGGAACGTGGAATGGATGAACGATCTCTGGCCTGACTTGAAACCCAGCAAATTTCACATTGACCGACGCACCCATGTGGCCGAGGAGATCAATGAGGTCGGCGCGGATGTGATGTGCATCGAGGAGGGGACCTCCAAGCCGGAGGATATGCGCGATTACATCGAACAATTCCTGCCTGACTACCGACTGGTTACGCGACCGGATGGCGAGAAATGGGGTATCGAAGGGCGGCAGTGGATTTACTTCATTGTCAGACCGGAGGTTGTCGACAATGCCCGGCTCATGCCAATCGCAGAATGGTATCAGAAGGCGCCCAGGAAATGGACGGTGCATTATTGGGGGGACCTTGAGGAATCCAAGCACGATCACTATCGCCTGCCGCAGGTGTTGCGGTTTGATTGGGAGGGGCAGGCAATTGAAATCGTGGGTGCACATCTCAAATCCAAATTCAATTTCGAAAATCCTTTCAAAACTGGGACGCAGGAATGGGAAATCGATTTCGTGGAGAAAGCCCTGAAGGCCCGGATCAAGTTGGCCACGGAGGCGGCCAATATACGTCAATATCTGGATGGGCGGTTTGCAGAGGAGGCGAACCCGGCCATTTTCCTCATGGGCGATTTCAATGACGGACCCGGCAAGGAGCGCATAGAACGAGAATTCATGTTTTTTGACCTGATTTCGGTACTGCAGGGCGACGTATATTTCAGCGACCGGTTCCTGAATCACGCCTTGTTCGATTACAAGCAGGATTTACGCTGGTCGACGGTTTTTAATGACGAGACCGATCCGGATCGTGATCCCCATATCCTGCTGGATCATATCCTGTTTACCCAGCCGCTGGTCAACGGCATTCTTCCGGTGCAGGTCCCGGCCGGAGCCGGACAGGTCGAGCATGTGGTCCACAACAGGGTCAACGCCGGCCTCAGCAAGAAGAAAATAACCAGTGACCACCGGCCGGTTTCGGTTCGGTTGGAGTGCCTATAA
- a CDS encoding alpha-amylase family glycosyl hydrolase, translating into MEHVQYLDDPIVDRTLQAKPAEKTVNGKTITTPFPSPADWRDHWIYFLMVDRFNNPHALPEHDDPYLPYQGGRFEGVLQKLDYLKALGVGAIWLSPVHYNPQWFEQYYGGYGIQDFLRIEPRFCKDKKAASDDPALADEEFRDLVDEIHARDMYVVADIVLNHMGDLFNYEGMKDTREWKQGGIFEHYNVYWRDAHGIPQGSWTDIGTVDPLHRDAGPSPRDLQRNDFFRRRGCGQEGVPITKGDFDCLKELVTDYLEVDSGVYPVRNLLIRAFQYFISKFDVDAFRIDTLQYVDREFARIFGNAMREHALSIGKKNFLCMGEIWQDDKEEKIAEFIGRNSQTDHGIIGVDTAIDFPMRKRLVETIKGWKDEYGCLHQIPPEHMARHYEYRQEALREISSSHGDASSRYVTFLDNHDLNERFGAWISDERVTMGLTCLFTMIGIPCVYYGTEQGLRGSGNNREHSREALWGHAQFDMNHPFYRHIKTLAELRKEYPPLVYGRQYFRPCSGDGTSFGHSPYAGGVIAYSRILNTSEILVVANTSLTETQHLHVIVDRHLSPGGRQFHVIHSNQSPGELPDPVANTGHRASVLVRLKPMEAQVLA; encoded by the coding sequence ATGGAACATGTTCAATATCTCGACGATCCAATTGTAGACCGGACTCTTCAGGCGAAGCCTGCCGAGAAGACCGTCAATGGCAAGACCATTACAACGCCATTCCCATCACCAGCGGACTGGCGTGATCATTGGATCTACTTCCTGATGGTCGACCGGTTCAACAATCCCCACGCCTTGCCTGAACATGATGACCCATATCTTCCCTATCAAGGCGGAAGATTCGAAGGCGTTCTTCAGAAGCTGGATTATCTCAAGGCGCTGGGCGTGGGGGCGATCTGGCTTTCGCCCGTGCACTATAACCCGCAGTGGTTCGAGCAATACTATGGTGGCTACGGCATTCAGGATTTTCTGCGTATTGAACCTCGTTTCTGCAAGGATAAAAAAGCGGCGAGTGATGATCCCGCCTTGGCGGACGAGGAGTTTCGGGACCTGGTCGACGAGATTCACGCGCGTGACATGTATGTCGTGGCGGACATTGTGCTCAATCACATGGGAGACCTGTTCAACTACGAAGGCATGAAAGACACCAGGGAGTGGAAACAAGGCGGCATCTTCGAACATTATAACGTTTACTGGCGCGACGCGCATGGAATACCGCAAGGTTCATGGACGGACATCGGCACCGTGGACCCGCTCCACCGCGATGCCGGTCCTTCGCCCCGCGATCTGCAACGAAACGACTTTTTCAGGCGCCGCGGCTGCGGGCAGGAGGGCGTGCCGATAACGAAGGGTGATTTTGATTGCCTGAAGGAACTGGTCACCGACTATCTTGAAGTTGACTCCGGGGTTTATCCCGTTCGCAACCTGTTGATCCGCGCCTTCCAGTATTTTATCTCGAAATTCGATGTAGACGCCTTCCGGATAGACACACTCCAGTACGTCGACAGGGAATTTGCCCGTATCTTCGGCAACGCGATGCGTGAGCACGCGTTGAGCATCGGAAAAAAGAACTTCCTTTGCATGGGCGAAATCTGGCAGGACGACAAAGAAGAGAAGATCGCCGAGTTCATTGGACGCAATTCGCAGACCGACCACGGCATAATCGGAGTGGACACCGCGATCGACTTTCCCATGCGCAAGCGACTTGTGGAGACGATCAAGGGCTGGAAAGACGAATACGGTTGTTTGCATCAAATTCCACCGGAACACATGGCAAGGCACTATGAGTACCGCCAGGAGGCGTTGCGGGAAATCTCCAGCTCGCATGGCGACGCCAGCAGCCGCTACGTCACCTTTTTGGACAACCACGATCTTAACGAACGGTTCGGTGCGTGGATCAGTGACGAGCGGGTCACGATGGGATTGACCTGCTTGTTTACAATGATCGGTATCCCATGTGTCTACTACGGCACGGAGCAAGGCTTGAGGGGTAGCGGCAACAACCGCGAGCATTCACGGGAGGCACTATGGGGCCACGCGCAATTCGACATGAATCATCCGTTCTATCGACATATCAAGACGCTGGCAGAGCTACGTAAAGAGTACCCCCCGTTGGTGTATGGCCGCCAGTATTTCCGTCCATGCAGCGGCGACGGAACGAGTTTCGGACACTCACCCTATGCCGGGGGCGTAATTGCGTATAGCCGAATACTCAACACCAGCGAGATCCTAGTCGTCGCCAATACCAGCCTCACGGAGACTCAGCACTTGCACGTTATTGTCGACAGGCATCTTAGTCCCGGAGGCCGTCAATTCCATGTTATTCACTCCAACCAGTCGCCTGGTGAACTGCCCGATCCTGTTGCCAACACCGGGCACAGGGCTTCCGTTCTGGTCAGACTCAAGCCGATGGAAGCGCAGGTGTTAGCATAG
- a CDS encoding HU family DNA-binding protein encodes MNKMELIQALRDFDYQLSKSEAENVVRLFFDGMAGALANGDRVEIRGFCSFFVKEYKGYTGRNPKTGEKVKIAPKKLPFFKPGKELKERVDRGGGGDRFV; translated from the coding sequence TTGAACAAGATGGAGCTTATCCAGGCACTTAGAGATTTTGACTACCAGCTTTCAAAATCGGAGGCCGAAAATGTCGTGAGGCTGTTCTTCGATGGGATGGCTGGCGCACTGGCGAATGGAGACCGCGTCGAAATCCGGGGATTCTGTTCCTTTTTCGTAAAGGAATACAAGGGCTACACCGGCCGGAATCCCAAAACAGGCGAAAAGGTAAAGATCGCCCCGAAAAAACTCCCCTTCTTCAAGCCTGGCAAGGAACTCAAGGAAAGGGTGGATCGTGGTGGTGGGGGTGACAGATTTGTATGA
- a CDS encoding ClpX C4-type zinc finger protein — translation MKDNDDFENGICSFCGKSRKDVHRLVGGPNIYICDKCVLACADFIENDREDPIDSLEERKCFFRNVYFIMETDGLAFKELCGYVRGIASGLRLADGYCRDKIDDEIPDQPA, via the coding sequence ATGAAAGATAACGACGATTTCGAAAACGGGATCTGCAGCTTCTGTGGCAAAAGCAGGAAGGATGTCCACAGGCTCGTCGGAGGCCCGAATATTTATATCTGTGATAAGTGTGTCCTTGCTTGCGCCGATTTTATAGAAAACGACAGGGAGGATCCGATTGACAGCCTGGAAGAAAGAAAATGTTTTTTCAGGAATGTCTATTTCATAATGGAAACTGACGGGCTTGCGTTTAAAGAGCTATGCGGCTACGTTAGAGGCATCGCCAGCGGTCTCCGGCTGGCTGACGGATATTGTCGGGACAAAATCGACGACGAGATCCCCGACCAGCCCGCTTGA
- a CDS encoding DUF2975 domain-containing protein produces the protein MDNLSKIKRLGKNFHLLLSIILFLVPLYYVLYWSLINHLQETLITVNTLSKPLIPHDLPVKLQFAGFFVSLLPLSALTYGLVNIRKIFSFYRQGVIFSFEHVSLFRKTAKALLLWVVFSIIYESAKSVLFTIGNPPGSRIINVGLGSSEITTLIVAGIVFLIAWVMDEGRILTEENELTV, from the coding sequence TTGGACAATTTATCAAAGATCAAAAGGCTCGGCAAAAATTTTCACCTGCTTCTTTCAATCATTCTGTTTCTGGTACCGCTGTATTATGTTCTATATTGGTCGCTGATCAACCATCTACAGGAAACGCTGATCACCGTAAATACGCTTTCAAAACCACTAATCCCCCACGACCTGCCGGTAAAGCTTCAGTTTGCAGGGTTTTTCGTTAGCTTGCTTCCGCTCTCCGCATTGACTTACGGACTGGTCAATATTCGTAAGATCTTTTCTTTTTACAGACAAGGGGTAATTTTTTCCTTCGAACACGTCAGCCTTTTCAGGAAAACCGCCAAGGCGCTCCTGTTGTGGGTCGTTTTTTCAATCATCTACGAATCCGCCAAAAGTGTCCTCTTTACGATAGGTAACCCCCCTGGCAGTCGTATCATCAACGTGGGTCTCGGTTCGTCGGAAATCACCACGCTCATCGTGGCAGGAATCGTGTTTTTGATCGCGTGGGTAATGGATGAGGGGCGGATACTTACTGAAGAAAACGAACTCACTGTATAA
- a CDS encoding C1 family peptidase yields the protein MPKEINYILNCVPSVNTENDWTIEDAIVAGAIDGEGDIPSSKDLREEWWKVDNQENTGACVGFAAAYGVLRWHYVKKKMIRKTQKPSARFIWMANKETDNITNYPTTFLERSGTQTKLALRVAQRYGCVLDKVLPMKGNLSTISQAAFYSMASRMRISSYHNLGTELDDWRKWLALNGPILTRLNVDKTWDNASNTSGKLQKYYPDTVRGGHAVCLVGYAKDHFIVRNSWGSDWGDEGFAYASNPYTTAAFTEAYGAVL from the coding sequence ATGCCAAAGGAAATCAATTACATTTTGAACTGCGTTCCTTCCGTTAACACGGAAAATGACTGGACGATTGAAGACGCAATCGTTGCCGGAGCAATTGACGGAGAAGGGGATATCCCGTCGTCCAAGGATCTTCGTGAAGAATGGTGGAAGGTCGACAATCAAGAAAATACTGGAGCTTGTGTCGGTTTTGCAGCAGCTTATGGCGTCTTGCGTTGGCACTACGTTAAAAAGAAAATGATAAGAAAAACCCAAAAGCCGTCGGCTAGATTTATCTGGATGGCTAATAAGGAAACCGACAATATTACCAATTATCCAACGACATTCCTTGAGCGGTCGGGTACGCAAACGAAACTCGCTTTACGTGTTGCGCAACGATATGGCTGCGTATTGGATAAGGTTCTTCCGATGAAAGGAAACTTGTCGACAATCAGCCAGGCCGCGTTTTATTCAATGGCATCCAGGATGCGAATATCGAGTTATCACAATCTTGGAACCGAACTTGACGACTGGCGTAAATGGTTGGCTTTGAACGGACCGATTCTTACCCGGTTGAATGTCGATAAGACATGGGACAATGCTTCCAACACCTCCGGAAAGCTTCAAAAGTACTATCCCGACACGGTGAGAGGCGGGCATGCCGTATGCCTTGTCGGGTATGCGAAAGATCACTTCATTGTCCGTAACAGTTGGGGATCCGATTGGGGAGATGAGGGTTTTGCCTATGCATCCAACCCGTATACAACCGCGGCGTTCACCGAGGCATATGGTGCAGTACTGTAA
- a CDS encoding helix-turn-helix domain-containing protein, with translation MTPLDIKIELLRAGISQADIARECGVSRSQVNRVIGNLCVSDHVRRTIATAIGKGVENVWPEYYQRSTDSACVR, from the coding sequence ATGACACCTTTGGACATCAAGATCGAACTCTTGAGAGCCGGCATCTCCCAGGCGGACATCGCCAGGGAGTGCGGGGTTTCCCGGTCCCAAGTCAACCGGGTCATCGGCAATCTGTGCGTCTCGGATCATGTGAGGCGTACCATCGCCACCGCCATCGGCAAGGGTGTCGAGAATGTGTGGCCTGAATACTACCAGCGCAGCACCGATTCGGCATGCGTCCGATGA
- a CDS encoding ParB/RepB/Spo0J family partition protein — protein sequence MQRTFRELNLTAITPSPFNPRRDFTGEDFIELTASIARVGVLEPILVRPVEGDIPFELVAGERRWRACYASAESNGGPDKAVIPAMIQEMDDDLALEIQTIENLQRRDLSGLEEAEAFRIWVDRKGKDAIPELAERTGIKEAYIRRRLMILRLPKTMLDAWGKGDLKFGHLEQLARMDDKQQRRAIFDEVVRDLKNRQVTVADLKRRIARISPALGKARFDIEAEGCLACTQNTSVQMKLFDLGDEKAHCNRPECFKKKQEAHLVKFWNRTKYYRKYGIQSFRFNEDVSWKDYEAFYGDNKPAKKCTSCEHHLAILHIDGESCHDRACFGDKSCFNAVRSTKSSGGNTRKPKSKDGPRVAWHGEHFREVFFQERLPVSFEPVEASSLTVRQVALYSLIRGNAGIHDWYAKLHDVGERFWEDGPYSLDRKALFALIAGMDEEQVSREMKAVSLQAVLSGDYATDERHLVAGHVGIDLTSQWRFTEDYLAKKTKGEMLEFGDRFGLFEDPMAMAFLTDTLKRKSFKACKKGELIRVFLESGADTAGMVPDEILDIDSTGDGQSV from the coding sequence ATGCAACGCACCTTCAGGGAACTGAACCTGACGGCCATCACCCCCTCGCCGTTCAATCCGCGCAGGGATTTTACCGGCGAGGACTTTATCGAACTGACCGCCTCCATCGCCCGGGTGGGCGTTCTGGAACCCATCCTCGTGCGGCCTGTTGAAGGCGACATTCCTTTCGAACTGGTGGCCGGCGAGCGGCGCTGGCGGGCATGTTATGCCTCTGCGGAAAGCAACGGCGGTCCGGACAAGGCCGTCATCCCGGCCATGATCCAGGAGATGGACGACGATTTGGCCCTGGAGATCCAGACCATCGAAAACCTCCAGCGCAGGGACCTGTCCGGACTGGAGGAGGCCGAGGCCTTCCGGATCTGGGTGGACCGCAAGGGAAAGGACGCCATTCCCGAACTGGCCGAACGCACCGGCATCAAGGAGGCCTACATCCGCCGGCGTCTGATGATCCTGCGCCTGCCAAAGACCATGCTTGACGCCTGGGGCAAGGGCGATCTCAAGTTCGGCCATCTCGAGCAGCTGGCCCGCATGGACGACAAGCAACAGCGCCGGGCGATCTTCGATGAAGTTGTCCGCGATCTCAAAAACCGCCAGGTCACCGTAGCGGATCTCAAGCGCAGGATCGCCCGGATCTCGCCGGCACTGGGCAAGGCCCGCTTCGATATCGAGGCCGAGGGCTGCCTGGCCTGCACCCAGAACACCAGCGTCCAGATGAAGCTGTTCGACCTGGGCGACGAAAAAGCCCATTGCAACCGGCCTGAGTGTTTCAAGAAAAAGCAGGAAGCCCACCTGGTCAAGTTCTGGAACCGCACCAAGTATTACCGCAAGTATGGCATACAGTCTTTCCGGTTCAATGAGGATGTGAGCTGGAAGGACTACGAGGCCTTTTACGGAGACAACAAGCCCGCAAAGAAATGCACTTCCTGCGAGCACCACCTGGCCATCCTGCATATCGACGGCGAGTCCTGTCACGACCGCGCCTGCTTCGGAGACAAGAGCTGTTTCAACGCCGTGCGATCCACCAAATCCTCCGGCGGCAATACCCGCAAACCCAAGTCCAAGGACGGTCCCAGGGTGGCCTGGCACGGCGAGCACTTCCGGGAAGTCTTCTTCCAGGAGCGGCTGCCCGTATCCTTCGAACCGGTGGAGGCCTCCAGTCTCACGGTGCGCCAGGTGGCGTTGTATTCCCTTATCCGGGGTAATGCCGGCATTCATGACTGGTATGCAAAGCTCCATGACGTTGGCGAGCGTTTTTGGGAGGACGGCCCCTATTCCCTGGATCGTAAGGCGCTGTTCGCCCTGATCGCCGGCATGGACGAAGAGCAGGTTTCCAGGGAAATGAAGGCCGTATCCCTGCAGGCGGTATTGTCCGGAGACTATGCCACGGACGAACGCCATCTGGTGGCCGGACACGTGGGCATCGACCTGACCAGTCAGTGGCGCTTCACTGAAGACTATCTGGCCAAGAAGACCAAAGGCGAGATGCTCGAGTTCGGCGACCGCTTCGGCCTGTTCGAGGACCCCATGGCCATGGCGTTTCTGACCGACACCCTGAAGCGCAAATCCTTCAAGGCCTGCAAGAAGGGCGAGCTGATCCGCGTGTTCCTGGAGTCCGGCGCCGATACCGCCGGCATGGTTCCGGACGAGATCCTGGACATCGACTCGACGGGCGATGGCCAATCCGTTTAG
- a CDS encoding FadR/GntR family transcriptional regulator: protein MQSMNTPYENSHVYRFQEVADKIETLITDGSILPGERLPAERKLAIRLQVSRSSVREALRILVQKGFIEIRRGVTGGAFVKTTSFKRHSESLESLLQFNRLSLDQIAEFRNQIESGVTILAAAKANSDDLRMLNSRLERVRSLLARGRAGIDQFIEADKAVHLCIANIAGNPLFAQALKATMGLKRYFFRFHDLAPSLMEKNFQDLSAIVRAVENRQPQAAARITREHISRFNELNA, encoded by the coding sequence ATGCAATCCATGAATACACCATATGAAAATAGTCACGTTTATCGATTTCAAGAGGTTGCTGACAAGATAGAAACGCTAATCACCGATGGTAGTATATTGCCGGGAGAACGATTGCCCGCCGAGAGAAAGCTGGCAATCAGGTTGCAGGTAAGCCGATCTTCCGTAAGGGAGGCATTGCGGATTCTTGTACAGAAGGGATTTATAGAGATCCGTCGGGGTGTAACGGGTGGCGCATTCGTTAAAACGACGTCTTTCAAACGGCATTCAGAGAGCTTGGAGAGCCTTCTTCAATTTAATCGGTTATCTTTGGATCAAATTGCGGAATTTCGCAATCAGATAGAAAGCGGTGTAACGATTCTGGCCGCTGCCAAGGCCAATTCGGACGATCTTCGCATGCTTAATTCCCGCCTTGAAAGAGTACGGTCCCTATTAGCCCGGGGCAGAGCAGGGATCGATCAATTTATCGAAGCGGATAAAGCTGTCCACCTTTGTATCGCAAATATCGCCGGGAACCCGCTGTTCGCCCAGGCATTGAAGGCCACAATGGGACTCAAACGATATTTTTTTCGGTTCCATGACCTGGCTCCGTCCTTAATGGAGAAAAACTTCCAGGACTTGTCCGCCATCGTTCGGGCAGTGGAGAATCGTCAACCCCAAGCGGCAGCCAGGATAACGCGGGAACATATCTCACGGTTTAACGAATTAAACGCTTGA
- a CDS encoding helix-turn-helix transcriptional regulator, with amino-acid sequence MPIIVKLDVVLAMRKMKSMELAKLIGITEQNLSILKTGKAKAIRLSTLDAICKHLDCQPGDILEYENEDGCSSV; translated from the coding sequence ATGCCGATCATTGTAAAACTGGATGTGGTTCTGGCAATGCGAAAAATGAAATCGATGGAACTCGCCAAACTGATTGGAATCACGGAACAGAATCTGTCCATTTTAAAGACTGGGAAAGCAAAGGCAATCCGTCTGTCCACACTGGATGCCATTTGCAAACATCTGGATTGCCAACCGGGAGATATCCTTGAGTATGAAAATGAAGATGGTTGCTCAAGCGTTTAA
- a CDS encoding nuclease-related domain-containing protein, whose protein sequence is MEGDMGSIPISGAFIPVMLLSILVLSVLSFFKSPWFKGFAGEMMVHISAKIHLNRDKYHVLRNVTLPTADGTTQIDHIIVSQYGVFVIETKNMKGWIFGGARQKTWTQKIFKYAKKFQNPLHQNFKHVETLKSLLELTNQQIFSVVVFVGSSTFKTEMPNNVINGPGLIKYIKSKDQPVILGTDVPMIVSKIEAERLVSSRETTKAHINHVKNFIAEKQTRHSGFESECPMVVCNIKNDAKRGQSFSEDSRVPKSREILCGSAENDEAAFSSKAEPLFTDSWGNRTWRDDEMEPAFMMDRAFR, encoded by the coding sequence ATGGAGGGTGATATGGGATCAATACCGATTTCCGGTGCGTTCATTCCGGTAATGCTGCTTTCCATACTGGTTCTATCTGTTCTCTCTTTTTTCAAATCGCCTTGGTTCAAGGGGTTCGCCGGAGAGATGATGGTTCACATCTCCGCTAAAATCCATTTGAACAGGGACAAATATCACGTGCTGAGGAACGTCACGCTGCCCACTGCCGATGGAACGACCCAGATCGACCATATCATCGTTTCGCAGTACGGCGTATTCGTCATCGAGACCAAGAATATGAAGGGATGGATATTCGGCGGCGCCCGTCAGAAAACGTGGACCCAGAAAATATTCAAGTATGCAAAAAAATTCCAAAATCCCCTTCATCAAAACTTCAAGCACGTGGAAACCCTGAAATCATTGTTGGAACTGACAAACCAGCAAATATTCTCGGTTGTCGTATTTGTCGGCAGTAGCACCTTCAAAACCGAAATGCCGAATAATGTGATCAATGGCCCGGGGCTGATCAAGTATATCAAATCCAAGGACCAGCCGGTGATACTTGGCACCGATGTCCCGATGATCGTTTCCAAGATCGAGGCTGAGCGCCTGGTCTCATCAAGAGAAACGACCAAGGCTCATATAAACCACGTCAAAAATTTTATCGCGGAAAAGCAAACCAGGCATTCGGGTTTCGAAAGCGAATGCCCTATGGTTGTTTGTAATATCAAGAACGACGCGAAACGTGGACAATCATTTTCGGAAGATTCGAGAGTACCAAAATCCAGGGAGATCTTATGTGGTTCAGCGGAAAATGATGAAGCGGCATTTTCGAGTAAGGCAGAACCGCTTTTTACGGATTCGTGGGGAAACAGGACGTGGAGGGATGATGAAATGGAACCGGCATTTATGATGGATCGGGCATTTCGATAA